The following are encoded together in the Brassica napus cultivar Da-Ae chromosome A9, Da-Ae, whole genome shotgun sequence genome:
- the LOC106364658 gene encoding 65-kDa microtubule-associated protein 8, translated as MGSLQIPIGMRSSSLLDMSCGYLLKELQMIWDEVGEDKFEREKVLLDIEQECVEAYRRKVDHANIARSRLHQELAESEAELTHLLLCLGERSVPGRPEKKEGTLREQLDAIAPALREMRLRKDERVKQVRSVKGEIQKISAEIAGRSTYEESSTNIKIDDNDLSIKKLEEYQNELHRLHDEKNERLQKVEIYICAIRDLSATLETEASMIITKIHPSLNDLYGISKNISDDILKKLNGTVVSLEEEKQKRLEKIHHLGRALSNLWNLMDASYEDRQKFSHVIELLSFEPSDVCAPGSITSGIIQQAEAEVKRLDQLKASKTKELFLKKQKELETTCNISHMETPSTEVGDIINLVDSGEIDHIELLNAMDEKIARAKEEAASRKVIIEKVDRWMLARDEERWLEEYDQDENRYSVSRNAHKNLRRAERARKEVSKITGLVESILVKTKIWEAERQKVFLYNEEPLIAMLQEYSNLRQEKEVEKLRLREKKKIIPPPVAQQDNFYVARPASSNRRISNRSINGGYGSASPLNRKLSRGFNNNTSYTALGTSLRRESSVIIKNTWP; from the exons ATGGGTTCCCTTCAGATACCTATAGGCATGAGAAGCTCCTCATTGTTAGATATGTCCTGCGGATATTTGCTCAAAGAGTTACAG ATGATATGGGATGAAGTTGGAGAAGATAAgtttgagagagagaaagtgttACTCGATATTGAGCAGGAATGTGTAGAGGCTTACCGTAGAAAAGTTGACCATGCCAATATTGCAAGGTCTCGTCTACATCAAGAGCTGGCGGAATCTGAAGCTGAACTCACCCATCTTCTTTTGTGCCTCGGTGAAAGATCAGTACCCGGAAGG CCAGAGAAAAAGGAAGGAACACTGAGGGAGCAGCTGGATGCTATTGCCCCTGCACTGCGTGAGATGAGGCTGAGGAAAGACGAGAGAGTGAAGCAGGTCAGGTCTGTTAAAGGGGAGATTCAGAAGATTTCAGCAGAAATAGCAGGAAGATCAACATATGAAGAGTCATCTACGAATATAAAGATAGACGACAACGATCTTTCTATAAAGAAACTGGAGGAGTATCAGAATGAACTCCATAGACTCCATGATGAGAAG AATGAAAGACTGCAGAAggttgaaatatatatatgcgCCATTCGAGACCTGTCAGCAACCTTGGAAACAGAAGCATCTATGATCATAACAAAGATCCATCCAAGCTTGAATGATCTCTATGGAATATCCAAAAACATCAGTGATGATATCTTAAAGAAGCTTAATGGCACTGTTGTGTCTCTTGAAGAGGAAAAACAGAAGCGCCTTGAAAAG ATTCACCATCTTGGTAGAGCTTTATCGAACCTGTGGAATCTAATGGATGCATCTTATGAAGATCGTCAGAAGTTTTCTCACGTCATTGAGTTACTGTCATTCGAACCATCAGACGTGTGTGCTCCTGGAAGCATTACATCTGGCATAATTCAGCAG GCTGAGGCTGAAGTCAAGAGACTAGATCAACTGAAAGCAAGCAAAACCAAAGAACTTTTCCTCAAGAAACAAAAGGAGCTAGAGACTACATGCAACATATCACATATGGAAACTCCATCAACAGAAGTGGGAGATATAATAAACCTAGTAGACTCTG GTGAAATTGACCACATTGAGCTTCTTAATGCCATGGATGAAAAGATAGCGAGAGCAAAGGAAGAAGCAGCAAGTAGAAAAGTAATAATTGAAAAGGTGGATAGGTGGATGTTAGCACGAGATGAAGAGCGTTGGCTAGAAGAATATGACCAG GACGAGAACCGATACTCAGTAAGTAGAAATGCTCATAAAAATCTAAGGCGAGCGGAACGGGCACGCAAAGAAGTCAGCAAAATCACAG GATTAGTGGAATCAATATTGGTAAAGACTAAGATCTGGGAAGCAGAAAGACAGAAGGTCTTCTTGTACAATGAG GAACCTCTTATTGCAATGTTACAAGAATACAGTAATCTGAGGCAGGAAAAGGAGGTGGAGAAGCTAAGGCTCCGG gaaaagaaaaagatcatTCCACCACCTGTAGCCCAGCAAGATAACTTTTATGTGGCAAGACCAGCTAGTAGCAATCGCCGTATCTCGAACCGAAGCATCAATGGTGGATACGGCAGTGCAAGTCCTTTAAACAGAAAACTTTCAAGAGGATTCAACAATAATACTAGTTACACAGCTCTTGGCACATCTTtaagaagagagtcttcagtGATCATCAAAAACACATGGCCTTAG